The region AGTAATATTGATACGTACCAATCTGTCTTTACTCTATTGAATCATTACCATGTATACTACACACCTGGGGGCTGCCTTACTGGCACTCGCAGCGAGTACGAACGCAGCAACCATTCGAGTCGACGTCGGTAACAATGGTGCATTTGCCTTCTCTCCCGATACTATCAAGGCGAGCGTCGGGGATACACTGGACTTTCATTTCCACCCAATCAACCACAGTGTTGTGATGGGTGACTTTAGCAATCCATGTGCCCCTGCCAAGACGGGTGGCTTCTTCTCTGGGTTCATGCCAGTTTCATCTGGAGAAGCTGTACGTCAGAGGGATAATACATACCGAGGTCAATCACACTAACCAACTCATAGACCGACTCTTTCCAAGTTAAAGTCAATTCGACAGACCCAATCTTCTTCTACTGTGCGCAGACTGTTCTCGAGCACTGCAAGAACGGCATGTCTGGT is a window of Pochonia chlamydosporia 170 chromosome 5, whole genome shotgun sequence DNA encoding:
- a CDS encoding extracellular serine-rich protein (similar to Metarhizium robertsii ARSEF 23 XP_007822454.1); the encoded protein is MYTTHLGAALLALAASTNAATIRVDVGNNGAFAFSPDTIKASVGDTLDFHFHPINHSVVMGDFSNPCAPAKTGGFFSGFMPVSSGEATDSFQVKVNSTDPIFFYCAQTVLEHCKNGMSGVVNPSSSQTLSAYKSAAKSVSTASHPANVFGGDLVSSGSSSASASPSPTNSGGGGGGGGGAYGGGGGSGGAAADVRAPAGVVAAFALGMAAFLVG